The following are encoded in a window of Oscillospiraceae bacterium genomic DNA:
- a CDS encoding UvrD-helicase domain-containing protein, producing the protein MRERQPNPEQEKAIVFEGGNLLVSAAAGSGKTSTLTARVLRKILDPGNPIDIDRMLIVTFTRAAAADMKNKISTALSENKTPRAARQQMLLPMAQICTIDAFGLWLIRQYGAAIGLPVNISLSPEERVRLLEDDVLSAFIAEKFESGGEDFLKFAGTVAEKDSSKLFGVIKGLSDFLQPLPNPAFFLQKQLEKCAPENDFYPEQAVCAVREKARALAEKCREFIPFINEKYRDYVVQLAESAEAASDYADLYDLKFKKLPNGCKSPENPSAPLFSVLGRYKDAVTELKTDLLTTPPEKLAAENAAVRAHLSVLFDLTMGYLQKCAEVKKEREVFGYADITRFCADLLFKTDESGLPIPTELAGQVSEKFDEIMIDEFQDINELQFAVFNAISRGGNLFMVGDMKQSIYRFRNATPQVFGRVCERSGPPETGEKDVLIPLTKNYRSESAVIDAVNFVFSQLMHGSAEIEYDRDQRLVCRYDDKADMGLVKFCPVQTGAETDPASAEADAIAAQIRTLAENGIQTSDGLFFPKLSDICVLSSKNDYCKRISERLTRQGLANYCMTEPDFFDLPEVKPLLHVLWATDNPLNDLALLSAALSPVWHLSADELGTIRAEYREKTLFSSMERASQSDAPYAEKCKKMLDDLDLLRRYSAILPLGELISCAVERTGFEATAAAMGTAGGKNIAQLIRYAADWDARGVDLSAFNALVADAIANGRKVESGGAIPADAVTICTIHKSKGLEFPVCFLAGTVGTFNFQSKTPGLAADLDAGISAVIPTSDGAGRYKPLAYKVIGRASRQKSLAEDLRLLYVAMTRAKTALIITSASQNPADMIAKIAEKVDGADGGEIFDNGKSFAEWLIPAFLHHPSCDALRESAGVDFELINTPGTVQAEFITPEKMRPQTLSQTAEAEPDPVLVQKLTERLNNTYKYAPLTELSSKYTVTELAEGRDDDELTVPRFVAGESGTSYGTEMHAFMQMCDLKAKDAKAEADKLYRAGKLSKRALEMLNFDAVNKFLTSSLCAEFTAENVTVEREFDFISTIPLSKVKSTAPEFADEPVILQGCADLIGVRSGNGLILVDYKTDALTDPAQFLTRYKAQLDLYAEALSRIFGLPVLKKSIWSFKLGREIKVPD; encoded by the coding sequence ATGCGTGAACGGCAGCCCAATCCGGAGCAGGAAAAAGCCATCGTTTTCGAGGGCGGCAACCTTCTTGTCTCCGCGGCGGCGGGCAGCGGCAAAACCAGCACGCTGACCGCGCGTGTACTGCGTAAAATCCTCGACCCCGGCAACCCGATCGACATCGACCGGATGCTGATCGTCACCTTCACCCGCGCAGCTGCCGCCGATATGAAAAATAAAATTTCGACGGCGCTGTCCGAAAACAAAACCCCGCGTGCCGCCCGTCAGCAAATGCTGCTCCCGATGGCCCAGATCTGCACCATCGATGCGTTCGGGCTGTGGCTCATCCGGCAGTACGGGGCGGCCATCGGTTTGCCCGTCAACATTTCGCTCTCGCCCGAAGAGCGCGTCCGATTGCTGGAGGACGACGTCCTCAGCGCTTTTATCGCCGAAAAATTCGAGTCCGGCGGCGAGGACTTTTTAAAGTTCGCCGGCACGGTCGCCGAAAAAGACAGCTCCAAGCTGTTCGGCGTCATCAAAGGCCTTTCCGACTTTTTGCAGCCCCTGCCGAACCCCGCGTTTTTCCTGCAAAAACAGCTTGAAAAATGCGCGCCCGAAAATGATTTTTATCCGGAACAGGCCGTCTGTGCCGTGCGGGAAAAAGCCCGTGCGCTGGCCGAAAAATGCCGCGAATTTATACCTTTTATCAACGAAAAATACCGCGATTACGTCGTGCAGCTGGCCGAGAGCGCCGAAGCCGCATCCGATTACGCCGATCTGTATGATTTGAAATTCAAAAAACTCCCGAACGGCTGCAAATCTCCCGAAAATCCATCCGCACCGCTGTTTTCCGTCCTCGGTCGATACAAAGACGCCGTTACGGAATTAAAAACCGATTTGCTCACGACCCCGCCCGAAAAACTCGCCGCCGAAAACGCCGCCGTCAGAGCGCACCTCTCGGTGCTGTTCGATCTGACGATGGGTTATCTGCAAAAATGCGCCGAGGTCAAAAAGGAGCGGGAGGTCTTCGGCTACGCCGACATCACGCGGTTTTGCGCCGATCTGCTTTTCAAAACGGACGAAAGCGGCTTGCCGATACCCACCGAACTCGCCGGACAGGTGTCCGAAAAATTCGACGAGATCATGATCGACGAGTTTCAGGACATCAACGAGCTGCAGTTCGCCGTTTTCAATGCCATTTCGCGCGGCGGCAATCTCTTTATGGTCGGCGATATGAAGCAATCCATCTACCGCTTCCGCAATGCCACGCCGCAGGTGTTTGGCCGCGTCTGCGAGCGCAGCGGCCCGCCCGAGACCGGTGAAAAAGACGTTTTGATTCCGCTGACGAAAAACTACCGCTCCGAAAGCGCCGTCATCGACGCCGTCAATTTCGTGTTTTCGCAGCTGATGCACGGCTCCGCCGAAATCGAATACGACCGCGACCAGCGCCTCGTCTGCCGTTATGACGACAAAGCGGACATGGGGCTGGTTAAATTCTGTCCGGTGCAGACCGGCGCCGAAACCGACCCCGCATCGGCGGAAGCGGACGCAATTGCGGCGCAGATCAGAACTTTGGCTGAGAACGGCATTCAAACTTCCGACGGCCTGTTTTTTCCGAAATTGTCGGATATCTGCGTGCTTTCCTCCAAAAACGATTATTGCAAACGCATTTCCGAGCGCCTGACCCGACAGGGACTCGCCAATTACTGCATGACCGAACCCGACTTTTTCGATCTGCCGGAGGTCAAACCGCTCCTGCATGTGCTCTGGGCGACCGACAACCCGCTCAACGATCTGGCGTTGCTCTCGGCGGCGCTGTCTCCGGTCTGGCACCTCAGCGCCGACGAACTCGGGACCATCCGCGCCGAATACCGCGAAAAGACGCTGTTTTCCTCGATGGAACGCGCTTCTCAAAGCGATGCGCCGTATGCCGAAAAGTGCAAAAAGATGCTCGACGATCTCGATTTATTGCGCCGCTACAGCGCGATTCTGCCGCTTGGGGAGCTGATTTCCTGCGCGGTCGAACGCACCGGATTCGAGGCGACCGCTGCGGCGATGGGTACCGCAGGCGGCAAAAACATCGCCCAACTCATCCGTTACGCCGCCGACTGGGACGCACGCGGCGTCGATCTTTCGGCTTTTAACGCGCTGGTCGCCGACGCAATCGCAAACGGGCGCAAAGTCGAGAGCGGCGGCGCAATCCCCGCCGATGCCGTCACGATCTGCACCATCCATAAGAGCAAGGGACTGGAATTTCCGGTTTGTTTCTTGGCCGGAACGGTGGGAACATTCAATTTCCAGTCCAAAACGCCCGGCCTTGCCGCCGATCTCGACGCGGGTATTTCCGCTGTCATTCCGACTTCGGATGGCGCGGGCCGCTATAAACCGCTCGCCTACAAAGTAATCGGGCGCGCATCCCGCCAAAAATCCCTCGCCGAAGACCTGCGCCTTTTATACGTCGCGATGACCCGTGCCAAAACCGCGCTGATCATCACTTCCGCTTCCCAAAATCCCGCCGATATGATCGCAAAAATCGCGGAAAAGGTCGACGGCGCCGACGGCGGGGAAATTTTCGACAACGGGAAGTCCTTTGCCGAATGGCTGATCCCGGCTTTTCTGCATCATCCGTCCTGCGATGCGCTGCGCGAATCCGCCGGCGTTGATTTCGAACTCATCAATACCCCCGGAACCGTGCAGGCCGAATTCATCACGCCCGAAAAGATGCGTCCGCAGACGCTTTCGCAAACCGCCGAAGCCGAACCCGATCCCGTTCTCGTTCAAAAGCTGACCGAACGGTTGAACAATACCTACAAATACGCTCCGCTGACCGAACTCTCCTCCAAATACACCGTCACGGAATTGGCCGAGGGCAGGGACGACGACGAATTGACCGTCCCGCGCTTTGTCGCGGGCGAGAGCGGCACGAGTTATGGCACCGAGATGCACGCGTTCATGCAGATGTGCGACCTGAAAGCCAAGGACGCCAAAGCCGAAGCCGATAAACTGTATCGCGCGGGCAAACTCTCCAAACGCGCATTGGAAATGCTCAATTTCGACGCCGTAAACAAGTTTTTAACCTCATCCCTGTGCGCCGAATTCACCGCCGAAAATGTCACCGTCGAGCGGGAATTCGATTTCATCTCCACGATCCCGCTGTCCAAGGTCAAATCCACCGCGCCCGAATTTGCCGACGAGCCGGTGATCCTACAGGGCTGCGCCGACCTCATCGGCGTCCGCAGCGGCAACGGGTTGATTCTGGTCGATTATAAAACCGATGCGCTCACCGATCCCGCGCAGTTTTTAACCCGTTATAAAGCCCAACTCGACCTCTACGCCGAAGCCCTCTCCCGCATCTTCGGCCTGCCCGTTCTGAAAAAATCCATCTGGTCTTTTAAACTCGGCAGGGAGATCAAAGTCCCGGATTGA